The genomic segment TTCCTACATCTACGTTAGTAACTTTGCCCGATTTTATATTGTACACTTTTACCGAAACTAAAGAATTTGGGTCTCCTGCTTTAGGATACTTAAAGGTTTGCATGCCCGGATAAAGTTTATATTCGTCGAGAGACGGATTTTGACCCTGATACATGTACATGCTAAATTCGGGTACATCGCTTTCGTCGAATCTAATCCAAGCTATGTTTTCGCTGTTCGGCGACCAATCGAAGGCACGGCTAAACTCAAATTCTTCTTCGTAAACCCAATCGGGTGCACCGTTGATTATAGCGTTTCTCTCTCCGTCGTTCGTTATTTGAAACTCTTTGCCTGTATCAATATTTTTATAAAAAAGATTGTTATCTCTAACAAAAGCCACCTTGTTGCCGTCGGGCGAAAAAGTCGCTAATTGTTGCTTACCATTTTCCGATAATTTTTCAAGAGTGTTTTTCTTTATATCGTAGATGTAGAAATTGGCTTTGTATGAGCGTCTGTATATCATTTCAATGTCGGAAGCCAACAATAGTTTATCCTCATTTTTATTGAAACTATAAGTACCAACATACGCAATTTGTTCTTTAAACTTTCCTATATCAAACAAAACATCAACAAGTTCGTCGTTATCGAACCTTTTCTTCACAATTTGCTGTGTCTTATAATCAAAGGCAGTGTAATGTATTCCATCGTTCATAGAATTGAAACCTCTAATTCCAGGAGAATAAAAAGTGCGGTTTTTGAAAATGTCGTCGAATTCTATTATTTTCTTATTATCTTGACTAAAAGCTGTTTGTACTGCTACAACTAACAAAAGCAAAAAACTTAGTTTAAAGAATAATTTTATTTTCATCTTGATTTTATTTTATATGATTTATACTTATCTTCAATCATTTATCGTACGCGCCGACAAATAACTCTTTGTTATTTGTCATCAAAAATACACAATATTTAAAATAAAGAAATAAAAAGCTATTATTAATAAAATAACATATCTTTGCAAAAAAATAATGCGTTGTTAGCTCAGTTGGTTTAGAGCATTACCTTGACAGGGTAGGGGTCACTGGTTCGAATCCAGTACAACGCACATAGCTTTACACTCAAACACCATAATAACCACACCTAGTTATTAATTCTTCCCAAAATGGACACTAAACCTATAATAGATAACCTGCACAAGTGGCGAATGAAACATATTTCGTCGAAGCAGTTGCTACTTATACTTAGTCTTATTACCGGAATAATGGGCGGATTGGCAGGTGTTGTATTAAAAAACTTAATTCACTTTTTTTATTCTAATGTAACGAGGATTATATACAACTATAACTTAAGTTTTTTGTATTTGATACTTCCGTTTATAGGAATAATGCTGGCATGGCTATTTGTAAAATATGTAATAAAAGACTCTATAAGCCAGGGAATAGGCAGAGTTTTATACGCAATATCCAGGAATAAGGGAAAGATAAAGATGCACAATACGTACTCGTCGTTGGTTGGTAGCAGTATTACATCGGCGTTTGGTGGCAGTATTGGTCTTGAGGGACCTATTGTATTGACGGGTGCGGCAATAGGTTCGAATTTGGGCAGATATTTCGGCTTTGATTATAAATCAATAACATTGCTTATAGGTTGCGGTGCCGCTGGCGCAACTGCAGGTATTTTTAAGGCTCCAATAGCCGGCGTTGTGTTTTGTTTAGAAGTACTTATGCTTGATTTAACTGCACGCCGTCTGATACCACTGCTAATATCATCGGCTACAGGCTATATTTTAGCTGCTTTCTTTATGGGAAAAGATGTTTTGTTTACCATTGATTTGACTTCTAACCTTTTTGTTTTAAAACATATACCTTACTATATTATACTAGGAATTTTAGCAGGATTTATTTCTGTTTACTTTTCGAGAACAAGCACACGTATTGAAAAAAAACTAACCCGCGAAAACAAATGGAGGCAGATGGTTGCTGGAGGTTTGCTAACGAGTTTATTAATATTTTTGTTTCCTCCACTCTTCGGCGAAGGATATAGTTTTTTAAACTTACTGATAAATGGAGGTACAGCCGAGCAGATATTGAAAGGTAGCATATTTGGAGCTTTATCGTCGCAGTACGTTGTTGTTATTATCTTTTTGGTGTTAGTAATGTTGCTAAAAGTTGTAGCAATGACCACAACAAATTCCGGAGGAGGCGTTGGTGGCATATTTGCTCCTACCCTATTTACCGGCGGAATTTTAGGTTACATTTTAACCGAATTTTTAAATCATTTTACATCTACAGCACTACCGAGAGCCTGCTTTATATTAGCAGGAATGGCAGGATTGATGGCAGGCGTAATGTTAGCTCCACTTACAGCAATTTTCCTTATTGCTGAAATTACAGGTGGCTACCAATTGTTAGTCCCACTTATTATTACAGCCGTAGCTTCTTATTTGACTACAATAATATTTGAGCCTCACTCGTATTTTCACAAAACTTTGATTTCTTCGGGCGAACTTATTACACACGATAAAGATAAAGCTGCACTTAACATACTTTCGATTGACAAATTAATTGAAAAAGATTTTACTACAACTCCGCCTAACATCACATTAGGAGAGTTTGTAAAATTAGTTGCACAATCTACGCGTAGTATTTTCCCCGTGGTTGACGAAGAAAACAACTTTTTAGGAATAATTTTTATAAACGATATAAAACATATGCTGTTCGATAGGGATAAGTACGATATTGTAACTACAGATACCTTGTCTTTTTATCCCGATACAGTTGTTGAATACGATGAAAGTATGGAAAGCGTGGCTCAAAAATTCTCCGATACTCCGCATTATAATTTGCCCGTAATAAAAGATAACAAGTATTTGGGATTTATTTCAAGGGCTAATTTCTTCTCGAATTACAGAGAGTTAGTTAAGGACTTTATTAGTGATTAGTGACGGCTGATGAGTGAACGGTGGCTATTGTTTACGCTTAGCCAACGGCTAACAGCTAACAGCCAAAGGCTGAAAGCTATTCCACGCAACACGAACTAATCATCGGAACCCGACTTCAACACTTCAACAGTCAACTGTTTAATTCCTTTTGTTTCGAAGTATGGTATCATGTTTTCTATTTCCAAGTTACCTGTGCCTTCTTCAGAAATATTAACGCCTTTCCATAAAAAAGCCTGTGCTTTGTAAACACTATCTGCTTCAATTTTTTTATCTAAAATTCTATTTATTGGAACATGTATCTCACGAAATCTCTCTTCACCTGAAGGTAAAGTTAATATAGCATACATAGCAACATTGTTGTACTGCAAGTCATTATTATATTTTACAGCAATGCTAATATCAACAATTACATCATCGGAAGTGAAAGGTATTTTAATATTTTTTTTATCGAATCGGTTCCAAATATTGTTGGAAAAATCTATTTGTTCGGTGTAAACTGTTTTATTGCCACATGAACTCATTAATAAGAGTACTGCGACTAATGATAAAAGAAAATTTGTTTTTTTCATGTGTATGTATTTTTAATTGTTATCAATAATTCCACTGCCCATACAAATATGAGATTCTTTATCGTAAATAACTCCGAATTGTCCTGCGGCAACACCAGAAAGCGGCTCTTCCGACTTTATAACGTATTTATCGTTTGTTTTTAGCAAAACGCCTTTTGTAAAGTCGGGTGTATGCCTGATTTTAAAGGTAATATCGATACTATTTTCTTCGCCAAAAGGATTTTCGGTTATAAAATGCATATTTTCTAGCAAAACAGTATCGGTATATTGCGAAGGCGGGTCGTAGCCGTTGTCAACATAGATTATGTTTTGCTCAACATCTTTTTTTATAACGAACCAGGGACCGCCGCCCAAATTAAGTCCTTTTCGCTGCCCTATTGTATGAAACCAAAATCCGTTATGGGTTCCCAAAATCTTTCCCGTACTTAGTTCAATAATGTTTCCTGTCTTGGTTCCTAAATACTTTTTTATAAAATCGTTGTAGTTGACTTTCCCTAAAAAACAAATGCCCTGACTATCTTTACGCATAGCACTCGGCATGTTTTGTTCCTGAGCAATATCTCTAACCTCCGATTTCATATAATCGGCAAGTGGGAAAGTTAATTTTAATAACTGATTGTAAGTAATTTGAGCCAAAAAGTCAGTTTGGTCTTTCAACTTGTCTTTGGCTGTAGTCAGATACTTTTTTTGCATTCTGTTTTCGGTGCCTGCGTAGTGCCCTGTGGCAATTAAGTCGAAATCTTTGCCCCAATGTTTCTCAAATTCTCCGAATTTAATCAGACGATTGCACATAACGTCAGGATTCGGGGTAAGACCTTTTTTCACGGAATTGATTGTGTATTCAATAACATTATCCCAATACTCGTTGTGAAGCGGAACAACTTCCAACTTAAGTCCGTATTTCTTTGCCAGAGCCGTAGCAATTTCTATGTCTTCCTCCGACGAACAATCTAAGAAATGCTCATCTTCTTTCATACCAATTTGTATGTAAAACATAGTAGGATTAATGCCCTGCTCTTTGAGCAAGTACAGCATAACCGAACTATCAACACCACCGGAAACCAAAGCTGCTATATTCATAGTAACTTGACTTTTCTCTATTTATGCACTATAATTTTATGCTTTAATAGACTTAGAAATTACTTGTGCCAATTCGTCGATAACGGCTTCCTGGTTAGCTTTCAACGAAGATTTAATATCGAGAGTTTCGCCTATTATTTCCATGTTTTTAAAATTGTTTTCGATAATATTTTTCATGGTTTTTAAAGCTCCCGAAGCCCATGTATGATTACCGACAATAGCTACTTTGCGGTCTTTAAAGTTAAGGGCTGCAAGTTCTCTTAGCAAACATTCCATTCCATGATAAAGTCCTAAGTTGTAGGTAGGAGCAGCTATAAGCATATGCGAATACTTAAACATATCGGCAATAATATACGATGCGTGAGTTTTTGAAACATCGTACATTTTTATATTTTTAACTCCGTTGATTGCGAGCTTATGAGCAATACAGTCGGCTATATTTTCAGTGTTGCCGTACATAGAGCCAAAAGCGATAACAATGCCTTTTTCTTCGGGAGTGTAGGTGCTCCATTTGTTGTAAAGATGAATCATTTTTGCAATGTCATCACTTGTTCTGATAACAGGACCGTGAAGCGGACAAATGGTTTTAATTTCTAATTCGGAAGCTTTTTTGAGCAAAGACTGAACCTGCGGACCAAACTTACCCACAATATTTGTATAATACCTGCGAGCTTCGTCAAGTAGTTCATGGTCGAAGTCAATCTCGTCCATAAAGAGGTTTCCGTTTATAGAGCCAAACGTACCGAAGGCATCAGCAGAAAACAGAATTTTATTTGTCGATTCATAAGCAACTGTAACTTCGGGCCAATGAACCATAGGAGCCGGAACGAAGTGTAACTTATTTTCTCCTAAATCCAAAACTTCATCTTTTCCTAATATTTGATAGTTTGCTTTATTATCTGAAGTATAAAATTGCTCAAAAAAAGTAAAAGTTGTTCTATTTCCTATCAATTTAACATTGGGATATAGTTCAACAACACTTTCTATACTTCCACAATGATCGGGTTCCATGTGATTTATAATCAGATAGTCAAGTTGACGACCATTTAGTAAATATTTGATATTATCAACAAACTGTTTTCTTTGTGTCGCATCAACCGTATCGACCACAGCGGTTTTTTCGTCTAATATTAAATATGAATTATATGAAACGCCTTTGGGCAATGGAAACATGTTTTCAAAAAGTTCCAAACGCCTATCGTTTACACCAATCCAAAAAATTTTATCTGTAATATTTCTTACACAATGCATAATACTATAGTTTTATTGTTTTGTTATTTTTTTGCAAAAATAAGATAATAACTATAATCTAATTGAAATTATCTTCTGACAGGAAAAAATAGTATTGGCTTGCCGGTGGTTTTGAATAGCTTTTCTGAAAAATTAGGACTAAAAAAGTTCTCTAAAAACCCCCTTCTGTAAGTTGTAACAGCAATAGCTCCTATATTGTTATTTCTGATAAAGGTTTCTATTCCTATTGAAACATTGCCTGTAACAATGTTTTGAAAAGTTATATCAACATCCTTATATTCCGCTCTAAGGTGATTTTCTATTTCTTCCAATTTTACTTTATCCCACGGTCTTGTTCTTACAAAACTAAAGTGTACGCAGTGAATTTTAATATTCAAAGGCGAAACCATTTGTATAATTTTATTGATAGACGAAATATCGTGTTCGTCGTAATCCATAGCGTACATCACCTCTTTAATCTCTTCTATTTTACCAACTTGATTGGATGGTAATACCAAAACCGGCAGGTTAGATTTGTTAACAACCTCGTCGGCGACTTTACCATAAGTGTATTTATTTTTTGCCGAAAGTCCTCTTATGCCCATAACTATCAGAAACGGTTTGTAGGTATCAGCATAATCTATTATTTCGGCAGATGCGTTGCCTGCAAGCAATACAGAGTTTATCTCAACCCTATTGTAATTATTTTCTTCGCAATAATTTCTCAGTTTTTGTTGCAATTTTTCCAAATTGTCGTTGGCAACATCTTTAATCTCGATAAGACTCTCCGCAAGTCGTCTCTGATAATCGTAAAAATCGGAATATGGAACAGTATCTATAACAAAATTATAGGTAACGTGAACAAGCATAACCTCCGATTTAAACCTATTGGCTATACTGCAAGCAAATTTGGCTGCTTCTAATGATGTTTCAGAAAAATCGACAGGAACAAGAATCCTACGCATGATAAACAAATCTTTCAAAGCTTTTGCTTTTGCGTCGCCGTAGTCTTGCTGCGAACTTGCTATAATTTTCATAGCTTCTGCAACATCACTTTCTTTAACTCTGATATCAGTATATTTTGGCGGGAAAAACACGTCTTTGGGAACCAAAAAAGACTCGATATTTGAATCATTTAACAATGCTTGCAATAATAGTGAGCGTGAATACGAATACCTGCCAATTGTAATAATTTTTTGTCCTTGTGTTTCCATGTCGTTTGTTTTAAAGGGTTCTTTTGCAAATGTACAAATAATTGTAGTTTTTTTAATAAAAAGGGGACATTTTTTTTGCAGTGTTTTTAGTTACTGAAATTATCTGAATATCAACATTTTTTTAATTTTGCAAAAAAATAGAAATGGCATTGCAAAGGAATAAAGATAATAAAAGGACGGCTGACAATACTCGTGCCGGTAGCAAAAAGAGCAACAGAAGTATCAAAGAAACTTCGAAAAGCAGAAGTAAAGACACAGAAAAGAGAACTTACGCACGCCGTAGCGATAAAGCCGTGAAAGAAGATGGTTTGCGCACAAATCAACGTAGTAAGAAAATAGCTAATTCCGCAAAATCTAAAACGGCTACTACCGCTAATAATAAACCTGAAACTATCAGGCTGAACAAATACATCGCCAATTCGGGTGTTGCATCAAGACGTGAAGCTGACCAACTTATTTTGGCAGGCGAAGTTAAAGTTAACGGTGTTATTGTTACCGAATTGGGAACAAAAATACTTCCATCCGATACCGTCCAATACTGCGGCGAGACTCTGAAAAGAGAGACTTTCAGATATGTTTTGCTTAACAAGCCTAAAGGTT from the Lentimicrobiaceae bacterium genome contains:
- the mnmA gene encoding tRNA 2-thiouridine(34) synthase MnmA; translation: MNIAALVSGGVDSSVMLYLLKEQGINPTMFYIQIGMKEDEHFLDCSSEEDIEIATALAKKYGLKLEVVPLHNEYWDNVIEYTINSVKKGLTPNPDVMCNRLIKFGEFEKHWGKDFDLIATGHYAGTENRMQKKYLTTAKDKLKDQTDFLAQITYNQLLKLTFPLADYMKSEVRDIAQEQNMPSAMRKDSQGICFLGKVNYNDFIKKYLGTKTGNIIELSTGKILGTHNGFWFHTIGQRKGLNLGGGPWFVIKKDVEQNIIYVDNGYDPPSQYTDTVLLENMHFITENPFGEENSIDITFKIRHTPDFTKGVLLKTNDKYVIKSEEPLSGVAAGQFGVIYDKESHICMGSGIIDNN
- a CDS encoding universal stress protein, whose protein sequence is METQGQKIITIGRYSYSRSLLLQALLNDSNIESFLVPKDVFFPPKYTDIRVKESDVAEAMKIIASSQQDYGDAKAKALKDLFIMRRILVPVDFSETSLEAAKFACSIANRFKSEVMLVHVTYNFVIDTVPYSDFYDYQRRLAESLIEIKDVANDNLEKLQQKLRNYCEENNYNRVEINSVLLAGNASAEIIDYADTYKPFLIVMGIRGLSAKNKYTYGKVADEVVNKSNLPVLVLPSNQVGKIEEIKEVMYAMDYDEHDISSINKIIQMVSPLNIKIHCVHFSFVRTRPWDKVKLEEIENHLRAEYKDVDITFQNIVTGNVSIGIETFIRNNNIGAIAVTTYRRGFLENFFSPNFSEKLFKTTGKPILFFPVRR
- a CDS encoding DPP IV N-terminal domain-containing protein, whose product is MKIKLFFKLSFLLLLVVAVQTAFSQDNKKIIEFDDIFKNRTFYSPGIRGFNSMNDGIHYTAFDYKTQQIVKKRFDNDELVDVLFDIGKFKEQIAYVGTYSFNKNEDKLLLASDIEMIYRRSYKANFYIYDIKKNTLEKLSENGKQQLATFSPDGNKVAFVRDNNLFYKNIDTGKEFQITNDGERNAIINGAPDWVYEEEFEFSRAFDWSPNSENIAWIRFDESDVPEFSMYMYQGQNPSLDEYKLYPGMQTFKYPKAGDPNSLVSVKVYNIKSGKVTNVDVG
- a CDS encoding chloride channel protein produces the protein MDTKPIIDNLHKWRMKHISSKQLLLILSLITGIMGGLAGVVLKNLIHFFYSNVTRIIYNYNLSFLYLILPFIGIMLAWLFVKYVIKDSISQGIGRVLYAISRNKGKIKMHNTYSSLVGSSITSAFGGSIGLEGPIVLTGAAIGSNLGRYFGFDYKSITLLIGCGAAGATAGIFKAPIAGVVFCLEVLMLDLTARRLIPLLISSATGYILAAFFMGKDVLFTIDLTSNLFVLKHIPYYIILGILAGFISVYFSRTSTRIEKKLTRENKWRQMVAGGLLTSLLIFLFPPLFGEGYSFLNLLINGGTAEQILKGSIFGALSSQYVVVIIFLVLVMLLKVVAMTTTNSGGGVGGIFAPTLFTGGILGYILTEFLNHFTSTALPRACFILAGMAGLMAGVMLAPLTAIFLIAEITGGYQLLVPLIITAVASYLTTIIFEPHSYFHKTLISSGELITHDKDKAALNILSIDKLIEKDFTTTPPNITLGEFVKLVAQSTRSIFPVVDEENNFLGIIFINDIKHMLFDRDKYDIVTTDTLSFYPDTVVEYDESMESVAQKFSDTPHYNLPVIKDNKYLGFISRANFFSNYRELVKDFISD
- a CDS encoding FprA family A-type flavoprotein: MHCVRNITDKIFWIGVNDRRLELFENMFPLPKGVSYNSYLILDEKTAVVDTVDATQRKQFVDNIKYLLNGRQLDYLIINHMEPDHCGSIESVVELYPNVKLIGNRTTFTFFEQFYTSDNKANYQILGKDEVLDLGENKLHFVPAPMVHWPEVTVAYESTNKILFSADAFGTFGSINGNLFMDEIDFDHELLDEARRYYTNIVGKFGPQVQSLLKKASELEIKTICPLHGPVIRTSDDIAKMIHLYNKWSTYTPEEKGIVIAFGSMYGNTENIADCIAHKLAINGVKNIKMYDVSKTHASYIIADMFKYSHMLIAAPTYNLGLYHGMECLLRELAALNFKDRKVAIVGNHTWASGALKTMKNIIENNFKNMEIIGETLDIKSSLKANQEAVIDELAQVISKSIKA